A window of Apium graveolens cultivar Ventura chromosome 8, ASM990537v1, whole genome shotgun sequence contains these coding sequences:
- the LOC141680059 gene encoding uncharacterized protein LOC141680059, translated as MGDTLNSFNSRLNTVERRKTRRGRRFPRHGHALGKAPVVEGDTQGSGENPQITPRRLEYSDDVEPIVELADEDTDGRERPRLGNQVVPHPHRSGRTMDECRRTENTQNKDDKGRDLSALKRRLGIRRGGAHCAGEAPAVIPVASHSFTGNGSGARPHDQDDGRIQVRMQNNDEIPRRGQDEPRVRENIQNQNGNMPSPQSQGEGRRDPPPHPGGNQGEFQQVAEQPQQPNVQTIPGGGRVTATVQAPSPFAAVVREAQLPAGYRNTTNDLCFHGNSDPVEFLGRFNIEMDVYQVPDLGRCRLLAANFREGAQQWFQKLGPRMISSWKQMKTLFLTQFQAAVKYTPHVTTLANVKQKEGESLTSYFKRFNAESTLVRGATDETLKILLIAGLRVGTDFWKHLQGKDPVSLADVLVQAESFKAIEQSLAEIKNNDNTYNSKGRSKRRDRSLSPDYRRNARSPNRVNAVSSRREWSPPSNYERRVSNYTPLAASIDHIFESRDKKKYCDYHESTGHDTHECRHLRDEIEELIKAGYLGEWIDKVKRRRGLDDKGKDEKQPTRKEDVEKTAEVKFQRAGSIRAIFGGHPFVDDSNRALEKNAREVRYPPLTNIHSLEDRPPQVFKGESADITFKEKESRWVHHPHNDALMITMLIGAMNVHRVFLDNGSSTNILYYSTYKKLGFPDSDMYFEDAHVYGFTGEAVRVMGSVRLPVTLGEGALSFPTPNRVGSLRGSQYESRDCYHKAVKEFCRRRYEGKGLPFEDVEYIHTKPSGEVHAHYFVESPGKEETNASGNSFLTWGRVSKIRSVEEVVVSHTEEIIQKEVNGEKLEGRSEILQGLGNNFKVDAPREKDAPLNEIKVDAPPNEDAPSSSALHKATSCLEVDAPTQEDAPSDIKVEVEDLRDFDFDLDPKIPPMTAEKTGPAEDTISIPVDKNDPSKVLKVGSQLADEMRRSLARFLIVNLDVFAWSHSDMTGIDPEVMCHRLNILPNCKGMRQKRRPVSGERAIALKEEVDRLLEVGLIKEFFYPEWLANPVLVKKPNGKWRTCVDFTDLNKACPKDSFPLPRIDQLVDATAGHALLSFMDAYSGYNQIPMYGPDQEHTSFITDRELYCYIGMPAVLVKEEDGQQSPVYYVSKRLHDAETCYTSMEKLVYALILASRKLRPYFQAHRVEVRTAYPLQQVLHKPESSGAGIVLVSPEGHHLMSAIHFKFYATNNDAEYEALINGLKIALEMGVRNLIARSDSELVVNQVNGGFQARGPRTELYLRCIQRLIGMFKEVRLECVPREKNSNTDALAKMGSQQEAVLLGSIPLEIQEIPSIPEVETM; from the exons ACTCCACGGCGCTTGGAGTACTCTGATGATGTAGAACCTATTGTGGAGCTTGCGGATGAAGACACTGATGGCAGAGAAAGGCCTCGCCTGGGTAACCAGGTAGTGCCACACCCGcataggtctgggcgtacgaTGGACGAATGTCGTCGTACGGAGAACACTCAAAACAAAGATGACAAAGGAAGGGATCTTTCAGCCTTAAAAAGgaggcttggcataag AAGAGGTGGAGCACACTGCGCTGGAGAAGCCCCCGCCGTTATTCCCGTAGCTTCCCACAGCTTTACTGGTAATGGGTCTGGGGCGCGTCCTCATGACCAGGACGACGGGCGAATTCAAGTAAGAATGCAGAACAATGATGAAATTCCGCGACGCGGTCAAGATGAACCTCGCGTACGGGAAAATATCCAGAACCAAAATGGTAACATGCCATCGCCGCAGTCTCAGGGCGAGGGGCGGCGAGATCCTCCGCCACACCCAGGGGGTAATCAAGGGGAATTTCAGCAAGTCGCAGAGCAACCCCAGCAgcctaatgttcaaaccattcctggg ggagGAAGAGTAACAGCGACTGTgcaagctccttctccttttgctgctgTCGTGAGGGAGGCGCAATTGCCCGCTGGATACAGGAACACAACCAACGACTTGTGTTTTCATGGGAATTCTGATCCTGTGGAATTCCTGGGGCGCTTTAACATTGAAATGGACGTGtatcaagtacctgatttggGTCGATGCCGTCTTCTGGCAGCCAATTTTAGAGAAGGCGCTCAGcagtggttccaaaaacttggtccaCGTATGATTTCATCCTGGAaacagatgaaaactttgttttTGACACAATTCCAAGCCGCGGTGAAGTATACACCACATGTTACTACGCTGGCTAATGTGAAACAAAAGGAAGGAGAAAGTTTGACTTCGTATTTCAAGAGGTTTAATGCAGAATCTACTTTGGTTAGGGGTGCAACTGATGAAACATTGAAAATATTGCTTATAGCTGGGTTGCGTGTGGGGACGGATTTCTGGAAGCACCTACAAGGAAAGGACCCAGTGTCGCTAGCTGATGTGCTTGTGCAGGCAGAGTCGTTCAAAGCAATCGAGCAGTCGCTTGCAGAAATAAAAAATAATGACAATACCTATAACTCCAAGGGGCGATCCAAGAGAAGGGACAGATCCTTGAGCCCAGATTATCGGCGAAACGCCAGAAGCCCTAACAGGGTAAATGCTGTGAGCTCGCGGAGAGAATGGAGCCCACCATCGAACTACGAGAGAAGAGTCAGCAATTATACACCGCTGGCAgcgtccattgatcatatctttgag agCAGAGACAAGAAGAAGTATTGTGACTACCATGAGTCTACTGGCCACGACACCCATGAGTGTCGTCACTTGCGGGATGAGattgaagaattgatcaaggCAGGATACCTAGGCgaatggattgacaaggtgaaGCGACGCCGGGGACTTGATGACAAGGGTAAGGATGAAAAACAGCCCACGCGGAAGGAGGATGTTGAAAAAACAGCAGAGGTCAAGTTTCAGAGGGCTGGCAGTATCAGGGCAATTTTCGGAGGACACCCTTTTGTTGATGATAGTAATCGAGCACTGGAGAAAAACGCGAGAGAAGTGCGATATCCACCGCTCACCAACATCCACAGCTTGGAGGATAGACCCCCGCAGGTCTTTAAGGGAGAGTCCGCTGATATTACGTTCAAGGAAAAAGAATCTAGGTGGGTGCATCATCCTCACAACGATGCGCTAATGATTACCATGCTTATTGGGGCAATGAACGTACATCGAGTCTTCTTGGATAATGGGAGTTCTACAAACATCTTGTACTATAGCACCTACAAAAAGCTGGGTTTCCCAGATAGTGACATGTATTTCGAAGATGCGCACGTCTATGGCTTTACTGGGGAAGCAGTGAGAGTTATGGGTTCGGTCAGGCTTCCCGTAACGCTCGGGGAAGGGGCTTTGTCG ttcccaacGCCAAACAGAGTTGGCAGTCTGAGAGGGTCACAGTATGAGTCACGcgactgctatcacaaggctgtCAAGGAATTTTGCAGAAGAAGGTATGAAGGGAAAGGTCTCCCATTTGAAGATGTAGAATATATTCATACAAAACCGAGTGGAGAGGTCCATGCCCACTATTTTGTTGAAAGCCCCGGAAAGGAAGAAACCAATGCCTCTGGGAACTCTTTTTTGACGTGGGGACGTGTTTCGAAGATCCGTAGCGTAGAAGAAGTGGTGGTGAGTCATACAGAGGAAATCATACAGAAAGAGGTTAACGGGGAAAagttggaaggaagaagtgagattttgcaaGGTCTCGGGAATAACTTCAAGGTTGATGCTCCTCGAGAGAAGGATGCGCCCTTGAATGAAATTaaggttgatgctcctccaaaCGAGGACGCGCCCTCTTCATCTGCGTTACACAAGGCTACGTCCTGTCTGGAGGTGGACGCTCCCACCcaagaggacgcgccctcagatATAAAAGTGGAAGTTGAAGACCTCCGAGATtttgatttcgatttggatcccaAGATCCCCCCTATGACCGCCGAAAAGACGGGACcggccgaagacacaatatcCATACCGGTTGATAAAAATGACCCGAGCAAGGTTTTGAAAGTGGGGTCCCAGTTGGCTGATGAAATGAGAAGAAGTCTTGCCCGCTTCCTAATTGTAAATCTCGATGTCTTtgcatggagtcattcagataTGACAGGAATCGACCCAGAAGTAATGTGTCACCGTTTGAATATCCTTCCAAATTGTAAGGGCATGCGTCAGAAACGCCGCCCGGTAAGTGGAGAAAGGGCAATAGCACTAAAAGAAGAAGTGGACCGGTTGTTGGAGGTGGGGCTAATCAAAGAATTTTTCTACCCCGAATGGCTTGCAAATCCGGTACTGGTGAAGAAACCGAATGGGAAATGGAggacatgtgtggatttcacagATCTCAATAAGGCCTGTCCAAAGGACAGCTTCCCGCTGCCAAGAATCGATCAGTTGGTTGACGCAACGGCGGGGCATGCgttgctgagttttatggatgcatactccggttACAATCAAATTCCGATGTATGGCCCCGATCAAGAACATACATCTTTCATTACTGACAGGGAGTTATACTGTTACATTggaatgcc TGCAGTTCTGGTAAAAGAGGAAGATGGGCAGCAATCACCAGTGTACTATGTGAGCAAGCGGTTACACGACGCTGAAACTTGCTACACAAGCATGGAGAAACTGGTTTACGCCCTGATTCTTGCGTCAAGAAAATTGCGACCGTATTTTCAAGCCCATAGAGTTGAAGTTCGTACAGCGTACCCGCTGCAACAGGTCCTGCACAAACCAGAGTCATCAG gtgCAGGTATAGTACTTGTGTCTCCGGAGGGCCACCATCTGATGAGCGCcattcatttcaagttttatgcaaccaataatgatgcggagtatgaGGCGCTGATTAATGGCCTTAAAATCGCTTTAGAAATGGGGGTGCGGAACTTAATTGCAAGAAGTGACTCAGAGTTGGTAGTGAATCAGGTGAACGGGGGGTTTCAAGCGCGAGGCCCACGAacagaattatacttgagatgtATACAGCGCCTGATTGGAATGTTCAAAGAAGTTAGATTGGAATGTGTTCCGCGGGAGAAGAACAGTAATACGGATGCTCTGGCAAAAATGGGGTCGCAACAAGAGGCTGTGTTGTTAGGATCCATCCCCCTTGAAATCCAGGAgattcctagtatcccagagGTAGAAACTATGTGA